One genomic window of Salvia miltiorrhiza cultivar Shanhuang (shh) chromosome 4, IMPLAD_Smil_shh, whole genome shotgun sequence includes the following:
- the LOC131022683 gene encoding BAG family molecular chaperone regulator 4-like: MMESLNPSSVNGVIGLELKPETGSANLNVTVSHGPNQLQVAVPSNSTFGDLKSVIAQKIGLEPETYKLLFRGKEKDDGDHLQEAGVKDNSKVLVMEDTTPVQESPEKVETIVISRGDAAVAEVREEVDKLADQVAALQAVVDGGTTVDDKDFLYLTEMLMRQLLKLDGIEAEGEGRVKRKMEVRRVQSFVETVDTLKSRNANLDINNNGNGTTASVTPQCETFEPGSESVSTESIEPSSTAIFPSSDPNSTPASASTPIPGPGPASSPSHLPSSTKVTEGFGKL, translated from the exons ATGATGGAGAGCTTGAATCCGAGCTCCGTTAACGGTGTAATCGGCTTAGAATTGAAGCCCGAGACTGGGTCCGCTAATCTCAACGTCACAGTATCTCACGGTCCCAACCAACTTCAAGTCGCCGTGCCCTCTAATTCCACTTTTG GTGATCTCAAATCAGTTATTGCTCAAAAAATCGGACTGGAACCAGAGACCTACAAACTCTTGTTTAGAGGTAAAGAGAAAGACGATGGTGATCATCTCCAGGAAGCCGGTGTAAAGGATAATTCTAAAGTTTTGGTTATGGAGGACACAACACCTGTGCAGGAAAGCCCAGAAAAAGTGGAAACCATTGTGATCTCTCGAGGAGATGCAGCTGTTGCTGAAGTCAGGGAAGAGGTCGACAAGCTTGCTGATCAG GTAGCCGCTTTACAAGCTGTTGTTGATGGTGGAACAACGGTTGATGATAAAGATTTTCTTTACTTGACCGAGATGCTCATGAGGCAGTTGCTCAAATTGGATGGCATTGAAGCTGAAGGGGAGGGGAGAGTCAAGAGAAAGATGGAG GTACGTCGGGTGCAGAGCTTTGTGGAAACAGTGGACACACTCAAGTCAAGAAACGCTAATCTTGATATCAACAATAATGGTAATGGTACTACTGCATCTGTAACACCTCAATGCGAGACTTTTGAGCCTGGATCTGAAAGTGTGAGCACCGAGTCCATTGAACCATCTTCTACTGCCATTTTTCCATCTTCAGACCCTAACTCCACCCCTGCCTCTGCCTCTACTCCCATCCCTGGCCCGGGGCCGGCTTCTTCTCCTTCCCATTTGCCATCTTCTACTAAGGTAACTGAGGGATTTGGAAAGCTTTGA
- the LOC131022685 gene encoding nudix hydrolase 15, mitochondrial-like translates to MLAIFVRKLRNIIAMDEDRIKENCPIKLDSFNPKPSMTKEMRKKRAAVLICIFKGREGELRVILTRRSMKLSSHPGDVALPGGKMDECDADDAATALREATEEIGLDPNLVRVVADLEPFISSNLLRVVPVIGLLSRVEEFKPVLNADEVDAIFDAPLEMFLEEDGRHKCLEKEWEGWKYACHIFELASEKGNFVVGGLTASILIHAASIIYQRSPSFDQNLQDFSQLQWTLTKS, encoded by the exons ATGCTAGCAATTTTTGTTCGAAAATTAAGAAACATTATCGCCATGGATGAAGATCGCATCAAGGAAAACTGCCCAATCAAACTCGACTCCTTCAATCCGAAGCCTTCAATGACGAAGGAAATGAGGAAGAAAAGAGCTGCGGTTTTGATATGCATTTTCAAAGGGAGAGAAGGCGAGCTCCGCGTGATTCTTACAAGAAGATCCATGAAGCTGTCGTCTCATCCAg GAGATGTAGCATTGCCCGGTGGAAAGATGGACGAATGCGACGCCGATGATGCTGCGACGGCTCTGAGAGAAGCGACGGAGGAAATCGGTTTGGATCCGAATCTTGTCCGTGTCGTGGCCGATTTAGAGCCGTTCATTTCGTCG AATTTACTGAGGGTGGTACCGGTGATAGGACTGCTATCGAGAGTGGAAGAGTTCAAGCCGGTGCTTAACGCAGATGAAGTTGATGCTATATTTGACGCACCATTAGAGATGTTCCTTGAG GAGGACGGGCGGCACAAGTGCTTGGAGAAGGAATGGGAAGGTTGGAAATACGCATGCCATATATTCGAGTTAGCATCTGAGAAAGGCAATTTCGTAGTAGGAGGATTAACTGCAAGCATTCTAATTCATGCAGCCTCCATCATTTATCAAAGATCTCCCTCCTTTGACCAAAATCTTCAAGATTTCAGTCAACTGCAGTGGACTTTGACCAAGTCCTAA